A stretch of Polypterus senegalus isolate Bchr_013 chromosome 3, ASM1683550v1, whole genome shotgun sequence DNA encodes these proteins:
- the LOC120525486 gene encoding uncharacterized protein KIAA0408-like isoform X1, giving the protein MWGAFGSQRSGGYVCSAPGWEFVPMPRGDSNKHRGRSRSPRAQKSSTPEEARLNQAATSDQSPGGKYELQWQHWRLRKRFEDLKKRHVQEKEEWTVQKETLLREVAEIQSGENKRILLELKSSLKEVQAELRKEEIRRCDLQAQYTKDRCAWELERAELKCRIAQLETKRSNCYINKTALEPKGTFKREREEQKRLLADTHTAAMDLRKQLENNERGWLREKGELLERFDLERKEWEGQLKDMQRKIEELYNEVKARRENGVNGQEYNTGNEGLRLSSHSSSSDSSSLNEINDQENQGNNEADMTEMEHILHKHETKHISSSSPNEPAWMDYLNPGRSMDNDFPNSNTTGNDKKKYTSALNAALKEIAKVSAELCSYQDEVRKKSIPKRNRTLSSTTVEESEKLQNEKNKADINFALNFERLKLSPEMSEDSNTLNWAFVDSHINEAYRTKDDKAEMSVLNKKEAPPVPPRTTSWHLSSSPVSQAISSPVTEVKSESVTSVSDKKCNSPLVLKKFGALLQENEGKMLTDSGFFTNTMPVYSNCTTNCCQSRWSCDASKLGNKSSVHTSVQKSYSDFDILSFESECILDKPSKNPNHPDSHYNSAKMEFAKDSSSPCSPIKNGEFTIDSSSSFHGNYRAQNEDTLKVINAQFNKSLFHDEKGSRAMYNNSLLEETKAAGTPFDAIHNNGLSCTVMCHENGKRWPKSKGSVLLESILNGKAKNAKLNVQDMRNGFTSQNAKTKDKQISGEHWNINSLASCPRSADSRSNYGAYEYSAGDCLTSNCDYFHVQQKSRFAFTHNQSENLSELLDMLENEQNQRLSAGCFSQAHLYNGNQLSSKETSPASSASLVKRNFPRPAQPANKRLPSRWATKSTSTPQTPSKSSHKQTYSCSYFSETAII; this is encoded by the exons ATGTGGGGCGCTTTTGGTAGCCAGCGTAGCGGCGGCTATGTGTGCAGCGCTCCCGGTTGGGAGTTTGTGCCCATGCCTCGGGGTGACAGCAACAAGCATCGCGGACGAAGTCGCAGTCCCCGGGCGCAAAAGAGCTCGACTCCAGAAGAGGCCAGACTTAACCAAGCAGCGACGTCGGATCAGAGCCCCGGTGGCAAATATGAGCTGCAGTGGCAGCACTGGCGACTGAGGAAAAGGTTCGAGGACCTTAAGAAGCGACATGTGCAGGAAAAAGAGGAGTGGACCGTGCAGAAAGAAACTCTTCTGAGAGAAGTGGCAGAAATACAA AGTGGTGAAAACAAGAGAATTTTATTAGAGCTGAAATCTTCATTGAAAGAGGTTCAGGCAGAGCTTCGAAAGGAGGAAATCAGAAGGTGTGATTTGCAGGCACAGTACACTAAAGATAGATGTGCCTGGGAGCTGGAGAGAGCTGAACTGAAATGCAGAATTGCACAG TTGGAGACAAAAAGAAGCAATTGCTACATTAACAAAACAGCTCTTGAGCCAAAGGGAACTTTTAAGAGAGAACGAGAGGAGCAAAAGCGGCTGctggcagacacacacactgctgCAATGGACCTGAGAAAGCAGCTGGAGAACAATGAGCGGGGTTGGTTGAGAGAGAAGGGAGAGCTGCTGGAGCGTTTTGACTTggaaagaaaagaatgggaaggtCAGCTGAAAGATATGCAGAGAAAGATAGAAGAG ttatacaATGAAGTTAAGGCAAGAAGGGAGAATGGAGTGAATGGGCAGGAGTACAATACCGGTAATGAAGGATTAAGGCTCAGTTCACATTCCTCCAGTTCTGATTCCAGCAGTCTGAATGAGATAAATGACCAGGAAAATCAAGGAAATAATGAAGCTGATATGACAGAAATGGAGCATATTCTTCATAAGCAtgaaacaaaacatatttcatcCTCCAGCCCAAATGAGCCAGCTTGGATGGACTACTTAAACCCAGGGCGTTCTATGGATAATGACTTCCCTAACAGTAATACCACtggaaatgataaaaagaaatataCCAGTGCATTAAATGCA GCCTTAAAGGAGATTGCTAAAGTAAGCGCAGAACTATGCAGTTATCAAGACGAAGTTAGAAAGAAGTCCATTCCAAAAAG GAACAGAACACTTTCTTCAACAACTGTAGAAGaatcagaaaaattacaaaatgagaaaaacaaagctGACATAAATTTTGCCTTAAACTTTGAAAGGCTTAAACTCAGCCCAGAGATGTCAGAAGACAGCAACACATTGAACTGGGCGTTTGTGGACTCGCACATAAATGAAGCTTACAGAACCAAGGATGATAAAGCAGAGATGTCTGTCTTGAATAAGAAGGAAGCCCCTCCTGTTCCTCCACGCACTACATCTTGGCATCTGTCAAGTTCTCCTGTGTCACAAGCCATCAGTTCACCAGTAACAGAAGTAAAGTCGGAGTCTGTTACATCTGTCTCTGACAAGAAGTGTAATAGCCCattagttttaaaaaagtttggaGCTCTGTTACAGGAGAATGAAGGAAAAATGCTCACAGATTCTGGGTTCTTCACTAATACGATGCCAGTGTATTCAAATTGTACTACTAACTGCTGTCAGAGCAGGTGGTCTTGTGATGCTAGCAAGCTTGGAAACAAGTCTTCTGTTCATACATCGGTCCAAAAGTCCTATTCAGATTTTGATATATTGTCATTTGAGAGTGAATGTATCCTAGACAAGCCATCTAAGAATCCAAACCATCCTGATTCTCATTATAATTCTGCAAAAATGGAGTTCGCAAAGGACTCTAGCAGTCCATGCAGTCCAATAAAAAATGGAGAATTTACCATTGACTCTTCTTCATCCTTTCATGGAAATTACCGGGCTCAAAATGAAGACACTTTAAAAGTAATAAATGCTCAATTCAACAAAAGTTTATTTCATGATGAAAAGGGTAGTAGAGCGATGTATAACAACTCCTTACTTGAAGAGACTAAGGCAGCTGGTACACCATTTGATGCCATTCACAACAATGGACTTTCCTGTACAGTGATGTGTCATGAAAACGGTAAGCGTTGGCCAAAGAGCAAAGGTTCAGTCCTGTTGGAATCCATTCTAAATGGTaaagcaaaaaatgcaaaactgaacGTACAAGATATGAGAAATGGATTCACTagccaaaatgcaaaaacaaaagacaaacagaTTTCTGGCGAGCACTGGAATATAAACAGCCTGGCTTCGTGTCCTAGGTCAGCAGATTCACGATCGAACTATGGAGCCTACGAATATTCAGCTGGTGACTGCCTGACTTCTAACTGTGACTACTTCCATgtacagcagaaatcgagatttgCCTTTACACACAATCAATCAGAAAACCTCAGTGAACTGTTAGATATGCTTGAGAATGAACAGAATCAGAGACTTTCAGCTGGCTGCTTCTCACAAGCACATCTGTACAATGGAAATCAGCTTAGCTCAAAAGAG ACATCCCCAGCTTCTTCAGCTAGTTTGGTCAAGAGGAATTTTCCACGTCCAGCTCAACCGGCTAACAAGAGGCTGCCGTCACGGTGGGCCACCAAATCAACTAGCACTCCACAGACACCAAGCAAATCGTCACACAAGCAAACGTATTCCTGTTCTTACTTCTCAGAAACGGCGATAATCTGA